One region of Azoarcus sp. CIB genomic DNA includes:
- a CDS encoding Lrp/AsnC family transcriptional regulator yields MKLDPVQRRILALLQKDSTISTQNLAEKVGLSSSPCWRRVRELEEAGLIRGYVALLDRKKLGLETCVWVRVKLKKHSAEVLDRFEQAVKGCDEVIECYELLGETDCLLKLYLPNLEALSSFMHNFLLKIPEVDVTNSSVALREIKNETALPL; encoded by the coding sequence ATGAAACTCGATCCGGTACAGCGGCGCATCCTCGCGTTGCTGCAAAAGGACTCGACGATCAGTACGCAGAATCTCGCCGAGAAGGTGGGACTGTCGTCGTCGCCGTGCTGGCGGCGGGTGCGCGAGCTGGAAGAGGCAGGCCTGATCCGCGGCTACGTCGCGCTGCTCGACCGCAAGAAGCTCGGCCTCGAGACCTGCGTGTGGGTGCGCGTCAAGCTCAAGAAGCATAGCGCCGAAGTGCTCGACCGTTTCGAGCAGGCGGTGAAGGGCTGCGACGAGGTCATCGAGTGCTACGAGTTGCTCGGCGAGACGGACTGCCTGCTGAAACTCTACCTGCCCAACCTCGAAGCACTGTCGTCCTTCATGCACAACTTCCTGCTGAAGATCCCGGAAGTCGACGTCACGAATTCGAGCGTCGCGC
- a CDS encoding FKBP-type peptidyl-prolyl cis-trans isomerase: MSQTTTASGLVIEELEVGSGVTAAAGKRVSVHYTGWLTDGKKFDSSKDRNDPFDFPLGAGHVIRGWDEGVQGMQEGGKRKLTIPPELGYGARGAGGVIPPNATLVFEVELLKVL, encoded by the coding sequence ATGTCCCAAACCACCACCGCCAGCGGCCTCGTCATCGAGGAACTGGAAGTCGGCAGCGGTGTCACCGCCGCTGCGGGCAAGCGCGTGTCGGTGCATTACACCGGCTGGCTGACCGACGGCAAGAAGTTCGATTCGAGCAAGGATCGCAACGACCCCTTCGACTTCCCGTTGGGTGCCGGCCACGTGATCCGCGGCTGGGACGAGGGCGTGCAGGGTATGCAGGAAGGCGGCAAGCGCAAGCTGACGATTCCCCCCGAGCTGGGCTACGGCGCGCGCGGCGCGGGCGGCGTGATTCCCCCGAACGCGACCCTGGTGTTCGAAGTCGAGCTGCTGAAGGTTCTCTGA
- the msrA gene encoding peptide-methionine (S)-S-oxide reductase MsrA: protein MTKTEGPAARDTAILAGGCFWCLEAVFKEVDGVESVTSGYIGGRLDAPTYRQVCDGGTGHAEAVQIVFDPALVSYRDLLEIFFVIHDPTSLNRQGNDIGTQYRSAIFATSDEQLHTALDLIEHMGEARLYPSAIVTKIERAGTFWPAEDDHHDYYAKNTDQPYCQYIVAPKIAKFREKFASRRRRGG from the coding sequence ATGACGAAGACTGAAGGACCCGCAGCACGCGACACCGCCATCCTGGCGGGGGGATGTTTCTGGTGTCTGGAAGCCGTCTTCAAGGAAGTGGACGGCGTGGAGTCGGTGACTTCCGGCTACATCGGCGGTCGTCTCGATGCGCCGACCTACCGGCAGGTATGCGATGGCGGTACCGGCCATGCGGAGGCCGTGCAGATCGTGTTCGATCCGGCGCTCGTGAGCTATCGCGACCTGCTGGAGATCTTCTTCGTGATCCACGATCCGACCAGCCTCAACCGCCAGGGCAACGACATCGGCACGCAATACCGCTCGGCGATCTTCGCGACGAGCGACGAGCAGCTGCACACGGCGCTGGACCTCATCGAGCACATGGGCGAGGCGCGGTTGTACCCGAGCGCGATCGTCACCAAGATCGAGCGCGCGGGTACCTTCTGGCCGGCCGAGGACGACCATCACGACTACTACGCGAAGAATACCGACCAGCCCTACTGCCAGTACATCGTCGCGCCGAAGATCGCGAAGTTCCGCGAGAAGTTCGCGAGCCGGCGCCGGCGGGGCGGTTAG
- a CDS encoding translocation/assembly module TamB domain-containing protein, with product MTSPVPAKPVRPRRRPARLWLAALALPVLVALAAAWLVLTESGLRAAAVLARVLSGGQVALDSPAGRLAGPLRIGVLSIDGPDLRLRVEGLTLTWRPGALFDGGIAIDELTAERVDIATRPQDELPQRTPPESLVLPVSLAAQSLGIGRLAVHEWTDGELAAAGSVFEIADLAARARSDGGRHRIESLAATLPFGRAEFVGEIDGRAPFALSASAALTVTNNGHEYRLQLVATGDLLAPQLRIGAEGAGLSGDGEMLASPFEAVPLRRLRLALGDLDPAVFEPSAPRAALRIAADLSAQGEGQGGWGLSGPITIENLHPDAIDRQGLPFTKLAARLLWTPERVRAEDLVLQMAGAGRVTGAVEWRPGGRGAVVAEGADAAAAAPPAADPLGRLSATLQLAGIELQRVDGRLPPSVLVGRLNADGDRERQSAELDLRVKDMRMRAQAVVTAQGEAGVRSLAASGDVSSFDPRIFIADAPEAKLNLDFRLGATLGEVARYETAVDLKPGQLRGKPVRGKLRAVVEAARLADGELDVDLAGNRVRARGAWGAPRDVLKVDVDAPALAALDARLGGRLTFAGSLSGGAAQPAGSVKFAAEALRLPGDVRIASADGEGALAAGADGEVRLAMGLRGVKSVARDAQPPPTGGRAADEPDWVTEASLRIGGTRRAHAVDVVATGLGGGSLRLRLEGGLAGDAPDARTADGTVPWRGRLATLETGGRWPTRLTASASLELGPQRVLLGAAALDAGERGRIRLDETSWSPQRIVARGSLTGLTFGLVARPDGRPRRGPGPLVLGAEWNLTLGEVAQGSARVFREAGDLTVTGEIPARLGLEHLEARLGAHDNRLALALEARGSELGELAGAATAQAERTPGGGWRLAPDAALLGSAHLAMPSVAWVGRLMQENVVTGGSLGASLALAGTPAAPRASGTITGRELSLALVDQGLHLSGGDLLAEFDRDRLRLARLEFASPNRVRPRDSRPPVARLTATPGRLSASGEIALDSGKGHFVFDAERLPILQRSDRWLILSGVGAANSTWTHVDLAANLSADAGYIELADTPAPSLSDDVVILGREPRTSGGGVRVAADVAVALGDHFYLSALGVDTRLTGGLRLRLRDGVPPSAIGTIATAGGTYRGYGQLLAIERGRINFQGAPDNPGLNVVALRKGLAVEAGIEIVGSARRPRIRLVSEPNVPDPEKLSWIVLGRAPSAGGGGDMGLLLPAAQALLGGSGGGMTEQLSRSLGFDELSIGQGEVGGVTRTATSRVVGEGTIVSGGDNVGGQVLTLGKRLSSDLVLSFEQSLGGAESLVKLTYQLSRRVSLVARGGSDNAADIYYTISFE from the coding sequence ATGACGTCGCCGGTCCCCGCCAAACCGGTTCGCCCGCGCCGACGGCCGGCGCGGCTGTGGCTGGCGGCGCTCGCGTTGCCGGTGCTGGTCGCACTGGCGGCGGCGTGGCTGGTGCTGACCGAATCCGGCCTGCGGGCGGCCGCCGTCCTTGCGAGGGTGCTGAGCGGCGGACAGGTGGCGCTGGACTCCCCGGCTGGTCGCCTTGCGGGACCGCTGCGCATCGGGGTGCTGAGCATCGACGGCCCAGACCTGCGCCTGCGGGTCGAAGGGCTTACGCTGACCTGGCGTCCGGGCGCCTTGTTCGATGGCGGCATCGCAATCGACGAACTCACGGCCGAGCGGGTCGACATCGCCACACGTCCGCAGGATGAACTCCCGCAGCGGACGCCGCCCGAATCCCTCGTGCTGCCGGTTTCCCTGGCGGCGCAATCGCTCGGCATCGGCCGGCTCGCGGTGCACGAATGGACGGACGGCGAACTTGCCGCTGCCGGGTCCGTGTTCGAAATCGCCGACCTCGCGGCCCGCGCACGCAGCGACGGCGGCCGCCATCGCATCGAATCCCTTGCAGCGACCCTGCCCTTCGGGCGGGCCGAGTTTGTCGGCGAGATCGATGGACGCGCGCCGTTCGCACTGTCTGCGAGCGCGGCGCTGACCGTGACGAACAACGGGCACGAATACCGGTTGCAGCTCGTCGCGACCGGCGATCTGCTTGCGCCGCAACTGCGGATCGGGGCCGAAGGGGCGGGGTTGAGCGGCGACGGCGAGATGCTTGCATCTCCGTTCGAGGCGGTGCCCTTGCGCCGGCTGCGCCTCGCGCTGGGCGATCTCGACCCGGCCGTGTTCGAGCCTTCCGCGCCGCGCGCGGCGCTGCGCATTGCGGCGGACCTGTCGGCGCAGGGCGAGGGGCAGGGGGGCTGGGGATTGTCGGGGCCGATAACGATCGAGAATCTTCATCCCGACGCGATCGACCGGCAGGGCTTGCCCTTCACGAAGCTTGCCGCACGGCTGCTCTGGACGCCCGAGCGGGTGCGGGCCGAAGACCTGGTCCTGCAGATGGCGGGGGCGGGGCGGGTTACCGGCGCCGTGGAGTGGCGGCCGGGGGGGCGCGGTGCGGTAGTGGCCGAGGGTGCGGACGCGGCAGCAGCGGCGCCCCCTGCGGCCGACCCGCTCGGCCGCCTGAGCGCCACGCTGCAGCTGGCGGGTATCGAGCTGCAGCGCGTGGACGGACGTCTGCCGCCCTCGGTGCTGGTCGGCCGGCTGAACGCCGACGGCGACCGCGAGCGCCAGAGCGCGGAGCTCGATTTGCGCGTCAAGGACATGCGCATGCGTGCCCAGGCGGTGGTGACCGCGCAGGGGGAGGCCGGGGTGCGCAGCCTCGCCGCGAGCGGCGACGTGTCGTCCTTCGATCCCCGCATCTTCATCGCCGACGCCCCCGAGGCGAAGCTGAATCTGGATTTCCGCCTCGGCGCGACGCTGGGCGAGGTAGCCCGTTACGAGACGGCCGTCGACCTGAAGCCGGGACAATTGCGCGGCAAGCCCGTGCGCGGCAAGCTGCGCGCGGTCGTGGAAGCGGCGCGCCTTGCCGACGGGGAGCTGGACGTTGATCTCGCCGGCAACCGCGTGCGCGCGCGCGGTGCCTGGGGCGCACCCCGGGACGTGCTGAAGGTGGATGTGGACGCGCCGGCGCTCGCGGCGCTCGATGCGCGGCTCGGCGGCCGGCTGACGTTTGCGGGAAGCCTTTCCGGGGGCGCGGCTCAGCCGGCCGGCAGCGTGAAGTTCGCGGCCGAGGCGCTGCGCCTGCCGGGCGACGTCCGCATTGCGTCGGCCGACGGCGAGGGGGCGCTCGCGGCAGGGGCGGACGGCGAGGTCCGGCTTGCGATGGGGCTGCGGGGGGTCAAGTCCGTCGCCCGCGACGCGCAGCCGCCGCCGACCGGTGGGCGCGCCGCCGACGAGCCGGACTGGGTGACGGAGGCGAGCCTGCGGATCGGCGGGACCCGGCGTGCGCATGCCGTCGATGTCGTCGCCACCGGTCTGGGGGGGGGCAGCCTGCGCCTGCGGCTGGAAGGCGGCCTCGCCGGCGACGCGCCGGATGCGCGCACGGCCGACGGAACCGTCCCCTGGCGCGGACGTCTGGCGACACTGGAAACGGGGGGGCGCTGGCCCACGCGCCTGACCGCGTCTGCGTCGCTGGAGCTTGGACCTCAGCGCGTGCTGCTGGGCGCGGCGGCGCTCGATGCCGGCGAACGCGGGCGCATTCGCCTGGATGAAACCAGCTGGTCGCCGCAGCGCATCGTCGCGCGCGGTTCCCTGACGGGTCTCACCTTCGGCCTGGTGGCGCGTCCGGACGGACGTCCGCGTCGCGGGCCGGGGCCGCTGGTGCTCGGGGCGGAATGGAACCTGACGCTGGGCGAAGTGGCGCAGGGTTCGGCGCGCGTGTTCCGCGAGGCGGGCGACCTCACCGTGACCGGCGAGATCCCGGCGCGCCTGGGACTGGAGCATCTGGAGGCGCGCCTCGGGGCCCACGACAACCGCCTCGCGCTGGCGCTGGAGGCGCGCGGCAGCGAGCTGGGTGAACTGGCCGGTGCCGCGACCGCACAGGCGGAGCGCACGCCGGGTGGCGGCTGGCGTCTCGCTCCAGATGCGGCGCTGCTCGGCTCGGCACACCTGGCGATGCCGTCGGTGGCCTGGGTCGGTCGGCTGATGCAGGAGAACGTCGTCACCGGCGGCAGCCTCGGTGCGAGCCTGGCGCTCGCCGGCACGCCGGCCGCACCGCGGGCGAGCGGCACGATCACGGGGCGCGAGCTGTCGCTGGCGCTGGTGGATCAGGGGCTGCACCTGTCGGGCGGGGATCTGCTCGCGGAGTTCGATCGCGACCGCCTGCGGCTCGCACGCCTCGAGTTCGCATCGCCCAACCGGGTGCGTCCGCGCGACTCCCGCCCCCCGGTGGCGCGGCTCACGGCCACGCCGGGGCGTCTCAGCGCGAGCGGCGAGATCGCGCTGGACAGCGGCAAGGGCCATTTCGTCTTCGACGCGGAGCGACTGCCGATCCTGCAGCGCAGCGACCGCTGGCTGATCCTGTCCGGCGTCGGTGCGGCCAACAGCACCTGGACGCACGTGGACCTTGCGGCGAACCTGAGCGCCGATGCCGGCTACATCGAGCTGGCCGATACGCCGGCGCCGAGTCTCTCGGACGACGTCGTGATCCTCGGCCGCGAACCGCGCACCAGCGGCGGCGGGGTGCGTGTCGCGGCCGACGTCGCGGTGGCGCTGGGGGATCATTTCTACCTGTCGGCGCTGGGTGTGGATACGCGCCTGACCGGGGGGCTGCGCCTGCGCCTGCGCGATGGCGTGCCGCCGAGCGCGATCGGCACGATCGCGACGGCCGGCGGGACCTACCGCGGCTATGGCCAGTTGCTGGCGATCGAGCGGGGGCGGATCAACTTCCAGGGCGCGCCCGACAACCCCGGCCTGAACGTCGTCGCGTTGCGCAAGGGCCTGGCGGTCGAGGCGGGCATCGAGATCGTTGGCAGCGCGCGGCGCCCGCGCATCCGGCTGGTGTCGGAGCCGAACGTGCCGGACCCCGAGAAACTGTCGTGGATCGTGCTCGGGCGTGCGCCGAGCGCGGGCGGCGGCGGGGACATGGGTTTGCTGCTGCCGGCGGCGCAAGCCCTGTTGGGCGGGTCGGGCGGCGGCATGACCGAACAGCTGTCGCGCAGCCTCGGCTTCGATGAATTGTCGATCGGGCAGGGAGAAGTTGGCGGTGTCACCCGAACGGCCACCAGCCGCGTTGTCGGAGAAGGTACCATCGTAAGCGGTGGCGACAACGTCGGCGGGCAGGTCCTGACGCTGGGCAAGCGTCTGTCGTCGGACCTCGTCCTGTCCTTCGAGCAGAGCCTGGGCGGGGCCGAAAGCCTCGTCAAGCTGACTTACCAGCTCAGTCGCAGGGTGTCGCTGGTGGCGCGCGGCGGGAGCGACAACGCGGCCGATATCTATTACACGATCTCGTTCGAATGA
- the trpC gene encoding indole-3-glycerol phosphate synthase TrpC — translation MSDILNKILAVKAEEVAAGKAVRPLERVRAEAEIAPVARDFVGAMRAKIAAGDAAVIAEVKKASPSKGVIRADFRPAEIAVQYERAGAACLSVLTDRQFFQGAPDYLQAARAACALPALRKDFLVDAWQVYEARAMGADAILLIAAALDLAQMQEMEAIATSLGMAVLVEVHDAAELDVALQLATPLVGINNRNLRSFEVSLQTTLDLLPRVPAGRIVVTESGILKPQDVALMRSNAVHAFLVGEAFMRAPDPGEELRALFG, via the coding sequence ATGAGCGATATCCTGAACAAGATCCTCGCCGTGAAGGCCGAGGAAGTGGCGGCGGGCAAGGCGGTGCGTCCGTTGGAGCGCGTGCGTGCGGAGGCCGAGATTGCGCCGGTTGCGCGCGATTTCGTCGGTGCGATGCGCGCGAAGATCGCCGCCGGCGACGCCGCGGTGATCGCCGAGGTCAAGAAGGCGAGCCCGTCGAAGGGCGTGATCCGTGCGGACTTCCGCCCGGCCGAGATCGCGGTGCAGTACGAGCGCGCGGGAGCAGCCTGCCTGTCGGTGCTGACCGACCGGCAGTTCTTCCAGGGGGCTCCCGACTACCTGCAGGCGGCGCGTGCGGCGTGCGCCCTGCCGGCGCTGCGCAAGGACTTCCTCGTCGACGCGTGGCAGGTGTACGAGGCGCGCGCGATGGGCGCGGACGCGATCCTGCTGATCGCGGCGGCGCTGGATCTCGCGCAGATGCAGGAGATGGAGGCGATCGCGACGAGTCTCGGCATGGCCGTCCTCGTCGAGGTGCACGATGCGGCCGAGCTCGACGTCGCGCTGCAGCTCGCGACCCCGCTCGTCGGCATCAACAACCGCAACCTGCGCAGCTTCGAAGTCAGCCTGCAGACGACGCTGGACCTGCTGCCGCGCGTCCCTGCCGGCCGCATCGTCGTCACCGAGTCCGGCATCCTCAAGCCGCAGGACGTGGCGCTGATGCGGTCGAACGCCGTGCACGCCTTCCTCGTCGGCGAAGCCTTCATGCGTGCGCCGGATCCGGGCGAGGAGTTGCGCGCGCTGTTCGGCTAA
- the trpD gene encoding anthranilate phosphoribosyltransferase — translation MTITAQEALQRTIDHREIFYDEMLSLMRQIMAGEISPVMTAAILTGLRVKKETIGEISAAATVMRELSTKVQVAGPDQNFLDIVGTGGDGANTFNISTTTIFVAAAAGARVAKHGGRSVSSKSGAADVLEALGVKLGATPEQVAASIEATGIGFMFAPAHHSAMKNVAPVRREMGVRTIFNILGPLTNPADAPNTLMGVFHPDLVGIQARVMQRLGAKHVLVVYGMDGMDEVSLGAATMVGELKDGEVREYQIHPEDFGMAMAGTRNLQVQSAEESKAVLLGVLDNKPGPARDIVILNAGVALYTANLADSIADGIVRAREIIASGAARAKLEEFLAFNRQFA, via the coding sequence ATGACGATTACTGCCCAGGAAGCGCTGCAGCGCACGATCGACCACCGTGAGATCTTCTACGACGAGATGCTGTCGCTGATGCGCCAGATCATGGCCGGCGAGATCTCGCCGGTGATGACCGCGGCGATTCTCACCGGCCTGCGCGTGAAGAAGGAGACGATCGGCGAGATCTCCGCCGCTGCGACCGTGATGCGCGAACTGTCGACCAAGGTGCAGGTCGCGGGGCCGGACCAGAACTTCCTCGACATCGTCGGGACCGGCGGCGACGGCGCCAACACCTTCAACATCTCGACGACGACGATCTTCGTCGCCGCGGCGGCCGGCGCACGCGTCGCCAAGCACGGCGGGCGCAGCGTATCGTCGAAGAGCGGCGCCGCGGACGTGCTCGAGGCGCTGGGCGTGAAGCTCGGCGCGACGCCCGAACAGGTTGCGGCCTCGATCGAAGCGACCGGCATCGGCTTCATGTTCGCACCGGCCCACCACAGCGCGATGAAGAATGTCGCGCCGGTGCGCCGCGAGATGGGCGTGCGCACGATCTTCAACATCTTGGGCCCGCTAACGAACCCGGCCGACGCGCCGAACACGCTGATGGGCGTGTTCCACCCGGATCTCGTCGGCATCCAGGCGCGCGTGATGCAGCGTCTGGGCGCGAAGCACGTGCTGGTCGTCTATGGCATGGATGGCATGGACGAGGTGAGCCTGGGCGCCGCGACGATGGTCGGCGAACTGAAGGACGGCGAGGTCCGCGAGTACCAGATCCATCCCGAGGACTTCGGCATGGCGATGGCCGGCACGCGAAACCTTCAGGTGCAGAGCGCCGAGGAATCGAAGGCGGTGCTGCTCGGCGTGCTCGACAACAAGCCGGGCCCGGCGCGCGACATCGTGATCCTGAACGCGGGGGTGGCGCTGTACACGGCGAATCTCGCCGACTCGATAGCCGACGGCATCGTGCGTGCGCGCGAGATCATCGCCAGCGGCGCGGCGCGGGCGAAGCTCGAGGAGTTCCTCGCGTTCAACCGCCAGTTCGCGTGA
- a CDS encoding aminodeoxychorismate/anthranilate synthase component II, whose translation MLLMIDNYDSFTYNLVQYFGELGAQVKVYRNDEITLEQIALMKPEQLVISPGPCTPAEAGISVPAIREFAGKIPLLGVCLGHQSIGAAFGGKIVHAKRLMHGKTSPVHHQDVGVFKGLPNPVTCTRYHSLAIERESLPDCLAVTAWTDDGEIMGVRHKTLAVEGVQFHPESILTEHGHAMLKNFLDQSREN comes from the coding sequence ATGCTGCTGATGATCGACAACTACGACAGCTTCACCTACAACCTCGTGCAGTACTTCGGCGAGCTCGGCGCGCAGGTGAAGGTGTATCGCAACGACGAAATCACCCTCGAACAGATCGCGCTGATGAAGCCCGAGCAGCTCGTGATCTCGCCCGGACCCTGCACGCCGGCCGAGGCCGGTATCTCGGTGCCGGCGATCCGCGAGTTCGCCGGCAAGATCCCCCTCCTCGGCGTGTGCCTCGGCCACCAGAGCATCGGCGCGGCCTTCGGCGGCAAGATCGTGCACGCCAAGCGCCTGATGCACGGCAAGACCTCGCCGGTACATCATCAGGACGTCGGCGTGTTCAAGGGCCTGCCCAACCCGGTGACCTGCACGCGCTACCATTCGCTGGCGATCGAACGCGAGAGCCTGCCCGACTGCCTCGCGGTGACCGCCTGGACCGACGACGGCGAGATCATGGGCGTACGCCACAAGACGCTCGCGGTCGAGGGGGTGCAGTTCCACCCCGAGTCCATCCTGACCGAACACGGCCACGCGATGCTCAAGAATTTCCTCGATCAGAGCCGCGAGAATTGA
- the trpE gene encoding anthranilate synthase component I, whose translation MLEQEFNALAAQGYNRIPVTLETFADLDTPLSIYLKLANEPYSYLLESVQGGERFGRYSMIGLAASTRIEVYGRSALLLTGNRLVERRDYGDPLNYVAEFMERIKVPPRDGLPRFAGGLVGCFGYDTVRYIEPRLAHAQKPDTIGTPDILLLLSEEIAIVDNLSGKLTLVVYAEPEVPGAFKRAKKRLRELLARLRAPVQIPEDMHVEPQPAVSSFGEEAFKAAVNRAKQYIVDGDIMQVVLSQRMSKPYAASPMALYRAIRSLNPSPYMFYFNFEDFHVVGASPEILVRLDEDGQGKRVTVRPIAGTRPRGATPAEDDALEADLLADEKERAEHLQLLDLGRNDAGRVAETGSVRVTDQFTIERYSHVMHIVSNVEARLKDDLNALAVLRATFPAGTVSGAPKLRAMEIIDELEPVKRGVYAGAVGYIGFHGDMDLAIAIRTAVIKDGHIHVQAGAGIVADSNPDAEWTETQNKARAMLRAAEMAESGLDTRID comes from the coding sequence ATGCTTGAGCAGGAATTCAACGCGCTGGCCGCGCAGGGCTACAACCGCATCCCGGTCACGCTCGAAACCTTCGCCGACCTCGACACGCCGCTGTCGATCTACCTGAAGCTCGCCAACGAACCGTATTCCTACCTGCTCGAATCGGTGCAGGGCGGCGAGCGCTTCGGTCGCTACTCGATGATCGGGCTGGCGGCCTCGACGCGCATCGAGGTGTATGGCCGCTCGGCGCTGCTGCTGACCGGCAACCGCCTCGTCGAGCGGCGCGACTACGGCGACCCGCTGAACTACGTCGCCGAGTTCATGGAGCGCATCAAGGTGCCGCCGCGCGACGGCCTGCCGCGCTTTGCGGGCGGCCTGGTCGGCTGTTTCGGCTACGACACCGTGCGCTACATCGAGCCGCGCCTCGCCCACGCGCAGAAGCCGGACACGATCGGCACGCCGGACATCCTGCTGCTGCTGTCCGAGGAAATCGCGATCGTCGACAACCTCTCGGGCAAGCTCACGCTGGTCGTGTATGCCGAGCCGGAAGTGCCGGGCGCCTTCAAGCGCGCGAAGAAGCGCCTGCGCGAACTCCTCGCGCGGCTGCGCGCGCCGGTGCAGATCCCCGAGGACATGCACGTCGAGCCGCAGCCGGCGGTGTCGAGCTTCGGCGAGGAAGCCTTCAAGGCGGCGGTGAATCGCGCCAAGCAGTACATCGTCGACGGCGACATCATGCAGGTCGTGCTGTCGCAGCGCATGAGCAAGCCCTACGCGGCGAGCCCGATGGCGCTGTACCGCGCGATCCGCTCGCTGAACCCCTCGCCCTACATGTTCTATTTCAACTTCGAGGACTTCCACGTCGTCGGCGCGTCCCCGGAAATCCTCGTGCGCCTCGACGAGGACGGGCAGGGCAAGCGCGTCACGGTGCGCCCGATCGCCGGCACCCGGCCGCGCGGCGCGACGCCGGCCGAGGACGACGCGCTGGAAGCCGACCTGCTCGCCGACGAGAAGGAGCGCGCGGAGCACCTGCAGTTGCTGGACCTCGGGCGCAACGACGCGGGGCGCGTTGCCGAGACGGGCAGCGTCCGGGTGACCGACCAGTTCACGATCGAGCGCTATTCGCACGTGATGCACATCGTGTCCAACGTCGAGGCGCGCCTGAAGGACGATCTCAACGCGCTGGCGGTGCTGCGCGCGACCTTCCCCGCGGGCACGGTGTCCGGTGCGCCCAAGCTGCGCGCGATGGAGATCATCGACGAACTGGAGCCGGTCAAGCGCGGCGTCTATGCGGGCGCGGTCGGCTACATCGGCTTCCACGGCGACATGGACCTCGCGATCGCGATCCGCACTGCGGTGATCAAGGACGGTCACATCCATGTGCAGGCCGGTGCCGGCATCGTCGCCGACTCCAATCCGGATGCCGAATGGACGGAGACGCAGAACAAGGCGCGGGCGATGCTGCGTGCCGCGGAAATGGCGGAATCCGGGCTCGATACCCGCATCGACTGA
- a CDS encoding phosphoglycolate phosphatase has translation MSLARFPVRAVLFDLDGTLLDTIHDLADAANLMLAEMGRAARPLEQIHSFVGKGIPNLVRRCMTEDAEAGEEEIEQAVVVFRRHYAVVNGRSTRIYPGVVETLEAMRAMELRLACVTNKAEAFTLPLLERMGLTPYFAAVVSGDTLPVKKPDPAVLHHACELLGVRSPQALMIGDSANDALAARGAGMPVLLVTYGYSEGMPVDTIECDGLLSIATGALDRIEAA, from the coding sequence GTGAGCCTCGCGCGCTTCCCGGTGCGGGCGGTGCTGTTCGACCTCGACGGCACCCTGCTCGACACGATCCACGACCTGGCCGACGCGGCCAACCTGATGCTCGCCGAGATGGGCCGTGCGGCGCGCCCGCTCGAACAGATCCATTCCTTCGTCGGCAAGGGCATCCCCAACCTCGTGCGCCGCTGCATGACCGAGGATGCCGAGGCGGGCGAGGAGGAGATCGAGCAGGCGGTCGTCGTGTTCAGGCGGCATTACGCCGTCGTAAACGGTCGCAGCACGCGCATCTACCCCGGCGTGGTCGAGACGCTGGAGGCGATGCGCGCGATGGAGCTGCGCCTGGCCTGCGTCACGAACAAGGCCGAGGCCTTCACGCTGCCGCTGCTCGAGCGCATGGGCCTGACGCCGTATTTCGCTGCGGTCGTCAGCGGCGACACGCTGCCGGTGAAGAAACCCGACCCCGCGGTGCTGCACCACGCGTGCGAGCTGCTGGGCGTGCGGTCGCCGCAGGCGCTGATGATCGGCGATTCGGCCAACGACGCGCTCGCCGCCCGCGGCGCGGGGATGCCGGTGCTGCTCGTGACCTATGGATATAGCGAAGGCATGCCGGTGGACACCATCGAATGCGATGGGCTACTATCGATCGCTACCGGGGCGCTCGACCGCATCGAAGCGGCGTGA
- the rpe gene encoding ribulose-phosphate 3-epimerase yields MYRIAPSLLSADFARLGEEVRNVIAAGADWIHFDVMDNHYVPNLTIGPLVCEAIRPHTTAPIDVHLMVKPVDRIIPDFAKAGANVITFHPEASDHIHRTLALIRDHGCKAGLVFNPATTLHYLDHALDNIDMVLLMSVNPGFGGQKFIPGTLAKLRATRERLDAYEAATGRHIQLQIDGGVKVDNIAEIAAAGADTFVAGSAVFGAGQDSDPNRYDSVIAALRAELAKVGQ; encoded by the coding sequence ATGTACCGCATCGCTCCCAGCCTGCTTTCGGCCGACTTCGCCCGCCTCGGCGAGGAAGTGCGCAACGTCATCGCCGCCGGCGCGGACTGGATCCATTTCGACGTGATGGACAACCATTACGTGCCGAACCTCACGATCGGCCCGCTGGTGTGCGAAGCGATCCGCCCGCACACCACGGCGCCGATCGACGTGCACCTGATGGTGAAGCCGGTCGACCGCATCATCCCCGACTTTGCCAAGGCCGGCGCCAACGTGATCACCTTCCACCCGGAAGCCTCCGACCACATCCACCGCACGCTCGCGCTGATCCGCGACCACGGCTGCAAGGCGGGCCTGGTGTTCAACCCGGCCACCACGCTGCACTACCTCGACCACGCGCTCGACAACATCGACATGGTGCTGCTGATGAGCGTGAACCCCGGCTTCGGCGGGCAGAAGTTCATACCCGGCACGCTCGCCAAGCTGCGCGCGACGCGCGAGCGGCTGGATGCCTACGAGGCGGCCACCGGACGCCACATCCAGCTGCAGATCGACGGCGGTGTGAAGGTCGACAACATCGCCGAGATCGCCGCCGCGGGTGCCGACACCTTCGTCGCCGGCTCGGCGGTGTTCGGTGCCGGGCAGGACAGCGATCCCAACCGTTACGACAGCGTGATCGCCGCGCTGCGCGCCGAGCTCGCCAAGGTCGGGCAGTGA